One part of the Verrucomicrobiales bacterium genome encodes these proteins:
- the ftsZ gene encoding cell division protein FtsZ, translating into MDISGTVPARRVFQLRVIGVGGAGCNAVSQLAIQPLEGVDFVLINTDAAALARTSLERRFVIGERSMRGLGAGGDPERGRLAAEEDLALLRQLCDGADVVFIIAGMGGGTGTGAAPVLARVARETGALAIGIVVLPFDCEGRPRQHRAVEGLTRLKSCADTVICLPNQEVLRLIDERTSLLDAFRLANEWVGQGVSGLWRLLSRPGLINVDFADVCAVLRGHHAESSLVSVESRGENRVGTTLEKLLAHPLVDGGNRLAEASQILVCIVGGPELALRDVNHILEQIRRHAEQALLVMGAAIEEGYQDRIAVTLVASVANKEAAVQPSPSAEIASTVVPFPPQPTRTTASDQDEPLLRQESLEDQVRAPSRFVAPPPDSSPEMIQAMANQSSSRGRRKSNVWKQGTLNLEIVSKGRFEKSEPTIIHGQDLDIPTFVRRGVVLN; encoded by the coding sequence ATGGATATCTCTGGGACGGTGCCTGCGCGACGGGTGTTCCAATTGCGCGTGATCGGCGTGGGCGGCGCGGGTTGCAATGCCGTGAGCCAATTGGCCATTCAGCCGTTGGAAGGTGTGGACTTCGTGCTCATCAACACGGACGCCGCTGCCTTGGCCCGAACCAGCTTGGAACGGCGTTTTGTGATTGGAGAGCGCTCCATGCGTGGGCTGGGAGCCGGCGGGGATCCTGAACGGGGCCGGCTTGCAGCCGAAGAGGATCTGGCTTTGCTGCGGCAGTTGTGCGACGGCGCCGATGTCGTGTTCATCATTGCCGGAATGGGGGGTGGAACCGGAACGGGTGCTGCCCCGGTCCTGGCTCGGGTGGCCCGGGAAACGGGAGCCTTGGCGATCGGCATCGTGGTTCTGCCCTTCGACTGTGAAGGGCGGCCGCGGCAACACCGTGCGGTCGAGGGATTGACGCGGTTGAAGAGCTGCGCCGACACCGTGATCTGTCTGCCTAACCAGGAGGTGCTCCGGCTCATCGATGAGCGAACGAGTTTGTTGGACGCTTTCCGGCTCGCGAACGAGTGGGTGGGGCAGGGGGTTAGCGGACTCTGGCGGCTGCTGTCGCGCCCAGGCCTTATCAATGTCGACTTTGCCGATGTCTGTGCCGTTCTGCGCGGTCATCATGCCGAGAGCTCGCTGGTCTCGGTCGAGTCGCGGGGAGAAAATCGGGTGGGAACAACGTTGGAGAAGCTGCTAGCCCATCCGTTGGTGGATGGCGGCAACCGTCTGGCGGAGGCCTCTCAGATTTTGGTCTGCATCGTGGGCGGGCCTGAACTGGCATTGCGAGATGTCAACCACATCCTCGAGCAGATCCGTCGGCACGCGGAGCAGGCTCTGCTGGTCATGGGGGCCGCCATCGAAGAGGGTTATCAGGATCGGATTGCGGTCACCCTGGTGGCTTCGGTAGCCAATAAGGAAGCGGCAGTGCAGCCGTCCCCCAGTGCGGAGATCGCCTCGACCGTGGTTCCCTTCCCGCCCCAGCCTACTCGGACAACGGCGTCCGATCAGGACGAGCCTCTGTTGCGGCAGGAGAGTCTGGAGGATCAGGTGCGCGCCCCTTCTCGGTTCGTGGCGCCTCCTCCCGATAGCAGCCCCGAGATGATCCAAGCGATGGCCAATCAGTCATCGAGCCGCGGCCGCCGGAAAAGCAATGTTTGGAAGCAGGGGACGCTCAATTTGGAAATTGTCTCGAAAGGACGTTTCGAGAAAAGCGAGCCCACTATCATCCACGGCCAGGATTTGGACATCCCCACGTTCGTACGCCGTGGAGTTGTTCTGAACTGA
- a CDS encoding sugar phosphate isomerase/epimerase has translation MNQSFASKWSFAAVAALLTCLPLASSAARSPGIGDSFKGPIGLQLYSLRAEFTRNVPTTIEKVKNFGFKEVELAGTYNLSPEKFKAMLDAAGLLPVSGHFPFERYKNDPEGVARDAKALGLKYAGCAWIPHDGEFDEKECRDAARIFNQAGAVLKKQGIQFFYHCHGYEFRPFGDITFMDLLMKETEPALVAYQMDVLWVVHPGQDPVAWLKKYPKRWQLLHLKDLKRGVKGDFTGKSDVTNDVALGQGQMDWPKILKAARRAGVKHYFIEDESPSVEAQIPESLKYLESVSW, from the coding sequence ATGAACCAGTCCTTCGCATCCAAGTGGTCGTTCGCGGCCGTCGCCGCCCTCCTGACCTGTCTCCCGTTGGCTTCATCCGCCGCCCGCTCCCCCGGCATCGGCGACAGTTTCAAAGGTCCTATCGGGTTGCAATTGTACAGCTTGCGCGCGGAATTCACTCGGAACGTTCCAACCACGATTGAAAAAGTGAAGAATTTCGGATTCAAAGAGGTTGAGTTGGCTGGCACCTACAACCTTTCCCCAGAGAAGTTCAAAGCCATGCTCGATGCCGCTGGGTTGCTTCCGGTGAGCGGCCATTTCCCCTTTGAGCGTTACAAGAACGACCCGGAAGGCGTGGCACGGGATGCCAAGGCGTTGGGACTGAAGTACGCAGGCTGTGCTTGGATTCCCCACGACGGCGAGTTTGATGAGAAAGAATGTCGCGATGCCGCCCGGATTTTCAATCAGGCGGGGGCCGTCCTTAAAAAGCAGGGCATCCAGTTTTTCTATCATTGTCATGGCTATGAGTTTCGTCCGTTTGGCGACATCACGTTCATGGATCTGTTGATGAAGGAGACCGAGCCCGCCTTGGTGGCCTACCAGATGGATGTGCTCTGGGTGGTCCACCCGGGGCAAGACCCGGTGGCCTGGCTCAAGAAGTACCCGAAGAGGTGGCAGTTGCTTCACCTGAAGGATTTGAAGCGCGGGGTGAAAGGCGACTTTACCGGCAAGTCTGATGTCACCAACGACGTGGCTCTGGGCCAGGGCCAGATGGATTGGCCCAAAATCCTCAAGGCGGCTCGTCGCGCTGGGGTGAAGCATTACTTCATTGAGGACGAATCTCCCAGCGTCGAGGCGCAGATTCCTGAAAGCTTGAAGTATCTGGAATCGGTGTCCTGGTAA
- a CDS encoding UvrB/UvrC motif-containing protein, whose product MILDISNLLDRWDYRPGEVMVRKIKGKDRKTKLQLRVDLGILQMNLEGRPDGKRPNGFESFYEFLLSRLDEHVMAHGTDDTFKLSPDACTRLHLEALQYHHRYICLLQLEEHQAVERDCLRNLGVFDFVARYASSGEMAWSLQQFRPQSLMILTRARATPLLRGKHPGKAIAEIESGIQMLNEFYTEMDRQDLRDHSLEIESLENWLNEVKSIPTSRRKPSKREQLEQQLSEAVTNEDYERAARLRDQIRSLRVKAPKKS is encoded by the coding sequence ATGATTCTTGACATCTCTAACCTCCTGGACCGATGGGACTATCGTCCTGGCGAGGTGATGGTGAGGAAAATTAAAGGCAAGGACCGAAAGACCAAGCTCCAGCTGCGGGTGGACTTGGGGATTCTCCAAATGAACCTAGAGGGCCGCCCCGACGGCAAGCGCCCTAATGGGTTCGAATCCTTTTATGAGTTCCTGCTGAGCAGGCTCGACGAGCATGTCATGGCCCATGGGACCGACGACACCTTCAAGCTCTCGCCCGATGCCTGCACGCGCCTTCACCTCGAGGCACTTCAGTATCATCACCGATACATCTGCCTGCTCCAACTGGAGGAGCATCAAGCCGTCGAAAGAGACTGCCTGCGCAATTTAGGCGTCTTCGACTTTGTGGCGCGCTACGCGAGCTCCGGCGAGATGGCCTGGAGTCTGCAACAATTTCGTCCGCAATCGCTCATGATCCTGACTCGCGCGCGGGCAACTCCGCTGCTCCGCGGCAAGCATCCCGGCAAAGCCATCGCCGAAATCGAGTCAGGCATCCAGATGCTCAACGAGTTCTATACTGAAATGGATCGCCAGGATCTCCGCGACCACAGCCTGGAAATCGAGTCTTTGGAAAACTGGCTGAACGAGGTTAAATCCATCCCGACCTCGCGCCGGAAACCATCCAAGCGGGAGCAACTGGAGCAGCAGTTGTCGGAAGCGGTCACGAATGAAGATTACGAACGCGCCGCCCGATTGCGGGATCAGATCCGGAGCCTACGCGTTAAGGCCCCCAAGAAAAGCTAG
- a CDS encoding FtsQ-type POTRA domain-containing protein: MSWFSRRQRNRQHRRRHVLDVKLSNEQRHGARMRWLGLTLATASVAFLILVVCWRGGEWALQRLIYQNPAFAVNEIDIGTDGVIALEQLRRWAGVELDSNLFALDLNRIKRDLEYVPVIQSAEVERILPHTLRIRVTEREPLAQFVFAQPRLGGTPDQVTYTLDEEGFVMPQISAYQRAIPAPTNEFLPIITGVPPAEIRPGRRVESPQVLAALALVTAFERSPMAGLVDIREIHVGSPDVLLVSTEQRGRIVFGLKNPAQQLQRWRSIYDHGQRRGLQLASLDLSVGNNIPAQWLEAGEAALVKPKTSRQMRVRKKHV, from the coding sequence CTTGATGTGAAGTTGAGCAATGAGCAGCGGCACGGTGCTCGCATGCGCTGGCTGGGCCTAACCTTAGCGACGGCATCGGTGGCGTTCCTGATCTTGGTGGTCTGCTGGCGGGGTGGAGAATGGGCGCTTCAACGACTCATCTACCAGAATCCGGCGTTCGCCGTGAATGAGATTGATATTGGGACGGATGGAGTCATCGCCTTGGAGCAGTTGCGTCGGTGGGCCGGTGTGGAGCTGGACTCGAACCTCTTTGCACTCGACCTGAACCGTATCAAGCGGGATTTGGAGTATGTGCCGGTGATTCAGTCGGCCGAGGTGGAGCGCATTTTGCCGCACACCTTGCGTATCCGGGTCACGGAACGTGAGCCCTTGGCTCAGTTCGTGTTTGCGCAGCCTCGTTTGGGAGGCACTCCGGATCAGGTGACTTACACTCTCGACGAGGAGGGCTTTGTGATGCCCCAGATCAGCGCCTATCAGCGCGCGATCCCAGCACCCACGAATGAATTTTTGCCGATCATTACCGGAGTTCCCCCGGCTGAGATTCGTCCCGGGCGGCGGGTGGAGTCACCGCAGGTGCTGGCGGCCCTGGCCTTGGTTACCGCCTTTGAGCGGTCGCCCATGGCCGGCCTGGTTGACATTCGGGAGATCCATGTGGGCAGTCCGGATGTCCTGCTGGTCAGCACGGAGCAGCGCGGTCGCATCGTGTTTGGGCTGAAAAACCCTGCTCAGCAGCTGCAGCGCTGGCGCAGTATTTACGATCATGGCCAGCGCCGGGGCTTGCAACTGGCGTCGCTGGACCTCTCGGTGGGGAACAACATCCCTGCCCAATGGCTGGAAGCCGGCGAGGCCGCCCTGGTGAAACCCAAAACCTCCCGTCAGATGAGGGTGAGGAAAAAGCATGTTTAA
- a CDS encoding GatB/YqeY domain-containing protein, with amino-acid sequence MSLQDQISQEIKSAMLAKDAARLSTLRLLKSALGYLQIEKKQDALGDAEVVSVVQKEIKKRRDSIEQYQAAGRAEQAAHETAEIAVLEVFLPKALAAEELEALVRTTIAEVGATSKKEMGAVIKAVQAKAAGRADGKSISTLVGKLLP; translated from the coding sequence ATGTCACTCCAGGACCAAATCAGTCAGGAAATCAAGTCGGCCATGCTGGCCAAGGACGCCGCCCGGTTGTCGACGCTGCGACTCCTTAAATCAGCACTGGGATATCTCCAGATCGAGAAGAAGCAGGACGCCCTGGGAGATGCTGAAGTGGTCAGCGTGGTGCAGAAGGAGATCAAGAAACGACGCGATTCCATCGAGCAATACCAGGCCGCCGGCCGGGCAGAACAAGCCGCCCACGAGACTGCCGAGATTGCGGTGCTCGAAGTGTTCTTGCCCAAGGCGCTCGCAGCGGAGGAACTGGAAGCACTGGTGCGAACCACAATTGCCGAGGTCGGGGCCACTTCTAAGAAGGAGATGGGCGCCGTGATCAAGGCGGTCCAAGCCAAGGCGGCCGGTCGGGCCGATGGCAAGAGCATCAGCACCCTGGTGGGTAAGCTGTTGCCCTAA
- a CDS encoding chitobiase/beta-hexosaminidase C-terminal domain-containing protein — MSTEAHAPAVSSFQLRRLPGPHGRSSAGFIWPGRRELVGLGWVWILCWVIGVLRPSAIEAANPGGYHVHWAVSGGGLADDQATALAVDGLGQLHVAGYFSGAASFSVNQFTNARLFEAFLALYDRNGDLLWVRSAGGPSQDAALGVAAEPDGQSWVTGYFQSVASFGAQTLTNAAGNDAFLARYDPDGSCLWARGLSGPGDDRGYAVAVDTAGNGYFTGHFQNGASIDGASLTNRGGVDLFLAKFSPVGELLWVRVAGGPGVDVGYGLAIDPSGDVLICGYHGAQARFGETTEEVRGNVDLFVAKYSSAGDLKWVRSAGGEDQDYANALSVDSEGGIYLTGTVRGDATFGELVAAGVGNRTYLARYDSEGNFGWVRTFGGSDARGLAAQGGHVFVAGQFLGTASFETNQVVSAGNFDAFLARYGSDGSLEWVRRLGGTGTDVGLALAAGPLDSCYLAGRFGAKVELDRINLTTGGGTDAFAALVSAAPLMIVQPLGLTVSPGAEAQLMTESVGAEPLHYQWFFNETVPVPHATNATLRLLDVAPAQSGLYSLMVTNAFGSATSSPAYLNVFGLPLPKVRVGGLLTTGIDLTNAASAEVSLEVNLPGASLFYSLDGSIPNQGSLRYTGPFLVTTSAVVRAIAYDRSLTSSQSDPVPIRFHLSPPRFSIDGVAGTEFTFSNVTSVSVMLSSGLVGASMSYTLDGSVPGTNASVYTSPIVLTQTTTLRASAALPGYTTGVSDPVLVRIFRSYPLVLAPVRDGVVTVRPSGGVYPLGTVVQMTAQPARGWSFLRWSGDAEGTNPVILVTMDRAREVEALFGTVLTTTNLGLGSIQLEPASPAYARGQVIRATAIPGPGQFFALWGGIANGETNPLTFTINGPVPTLSALFSPLADNTYSLTVIPQGQGEVRWMPQQSSFEAGTEVRVEAFPASGSRFRGWSGDRNSTELPLILQMTSNVVLTAQFVELGLKSFSVLQETGLTFRAIAPTGQVVQVQVSSNLVDWTAWRSITNRASEVEVQDRVGEDPVRFYRLLWE; from the coding sequence ATGAGCACGGAAGCCCACGCCCCAGCGGTTTCTTCGTTTCAACTTCGCCGCCTTCCCGGCCCTCACGGTCGTTCCTCGGCAGGTTTCATTTGGCCGGGGCGTCGCGAGTTGGTTGGGTTGGGATGGGTCTGGATCTTGTGCTGGGTGATCGGGGTGTTAAGGCCGTCGGCCATCGAGGCGGCCAATCCGGGAGGCTATCACGTTCACTGGGCCGTTTCTGGCGGCGGCCTGGCCGACGACCAGGCAACGGCGCTGGCGGTGGATGGCCTTGGTCAGTTGCATGTGGCGGGGTATTTTTCGGGAGCGGCTTCCTTCTCCGTCAATCAGTTCACCAACGCCCGGCTGTTCGAAGCCTTTCTGGCCCTCTACGACCGCAATGGCGATCTGCTCTGGGTGAGGTCAGCCGGAGGACCCAGTCAGGATGCGGCGCTGGGAGTAGCGGCGGAGCCGGACGGGCAATCCTGGGTCACGGGTTACTTTCAGTCTGTTGCGTCGTTTGGAGCTCAGACACTCACCAATGCGGCTGGGAACGATGCCTTCCTGGCCCGCTATGATCCGGATGGCAGTTGCCTCTGGGCGCGGGGTCTTTCAGGTCCTGGCGATGACCGAGGTTACGCCGTGGCGGTGGATACAGCGGGGAACGGATACTTCACCGGACATTTTCAAAATGGAGCCTCCATCGACGGCGCCTCCCTGACCAACCGCGGGGGCGTCGACTTGTTCCTGGCGAAGTTCAGTCCGGTCGGGGAGTTGTTGTGGGTTCGCGTGGCCGGCGGACCGGGTGTCGACGTAGGCTATGGACTGGCGATCGATCCGTCCGGTGACGTGCTCATTTGTGGTTACCACGGGGCGCAGGCCCGCTTTGGTGAGACTACGGAGGAGGTGAGGGGAAACGTGGACCTTTTTGTTGCCAAATACAGCTCGGCTGGAGATTTGAAATGGGTGAGATCGGCTGGTGGGGAAGATCAGGATTATGCCAACGCCCTGAGTGTGGATTCGGAGGGGGGCATTTATCTCACCGGCACTGTTCGTGGGGACGCAACGTTTGGAGAGTTGGTGGCGGCGGGAGTCGGGAATCGCACCTACCTGGCTCGTTACGACAGCGAGGGTAACTTTGGCTGGGTGCGGACTTTCGGGGGGAGTGATGCTCGCGGATTGGCGGCTCAAGGAGGTCATGTCTTTGTGGCCGGGCAGTTTTTGGGGACGGCGAGTTTCGAGACAAATCAGGTGGTGAGCGCCGGAAACTTCGACGCCTTTCTGGCCCGCTATGGCTCCGACGGCAGCCTGGAGTGGGTCCGCCGTTTGGGAGGTACCGGAACGGACGTTGGTTTGGCTTTGGCTGCGGGTCCGCTGGACTCCTGCTACCTCGCGGGTCGGTTCGGTGCGAAGGTGGAATTGGATCGCATCAATCTCACTACCGGCGGCGGCACGGATGCGTTTGCGGCGCTGGTGAGCGCCGCACCTTTGATGATCGTGCAACCCCTGGGGTTGACGGTCTCTCCTGGCGCGGAAGCACAATTGATGACTGAGAGCGTCGGGGCCGAGCCGCTTCACTATCAGTGGTTCTTCAACGAGACCGTTCCGGTTCCACATGCCACCAATGCCACCCTGCGGCTGCTGGATGTGGCTCCGGCTCAGTCGGGCCTCTATTCACTGATGGTCACTAACGCATTCGGGAGTGCCACCAGCAGTCCCGCCTATCTCAACGTTTTTGGACTTCCACTGCCCAAGGTAAGAGTAGGTGGGTTGCTGACGACGGGTATCGATCTGACCAACGCCGCCTCTGCTGAGGTGTCCTTGGAAGTGAACCTTCCGGGAGCGTCTCTCTTTTACAGTCTCGACGGGTCCATTCCGAACCAGGGTTCCCTTCGATACACGGGTCCTTTTCTGGTAACCACCTCAGCCGTGGTTCGCGCCATCGCTTACGACCGGTCCTTGACGTCGAGTCAATCGGACCCAGTCCCCATCCGTTTTCATCTGAGCCCGCCCCGCTTTTCGATCGATGGCGTTGCGGGGACGGAATTCACCTTCTCGAACGTGACCTCCGTGAGCGTGATGCTCTCGTCCGGCCTGGTCGGCGCGTCCATGAGCTACACCCTGGATGGCTCGGTTCCGGGCACCAATGCGAGCGTGTACACCTCACCCATTGTCCTCACCCAAACGACAACTCTTCGTGCTTCAGCGGCGCTTCCTGGTTACACCACCGGGGTCAGCGACCCGGTTCTGGTGCGCATCTTCAGATCGTATCCCTTGGTTTTGGCTCCCGTGCGCGACGGGGTCGTTACCGTTCGTCCGTCCGGTGGAGTGTATCCATTGGGGACCGTGGTGCAGATGACCGCGCAGCCGGCTCGAGGGTGGAGCTTTCTGCGGTGGTCGGGTGATGCGGAGGGCACCAACCCAGTGATTCTGGTCACGATGGATCGGGCTCGTGAGGTAGAGGCGTTGTTTGGCACTGTATTGACCACCACGAATTTGGGCTTGGGTTCCATTCAACTGGAGCCGGCATCCCCAGCTTACGCCCGTGGCCAGGTGATCCGAGCTACGGCGATCCCGGGGCCCGGACAGTTCTTTGCTCTCTGGGGAGGAATTGCCAATGGGGAGACCAATCCTCTGACCTTTACCATCAATGGGCCGGTACCGACCCTCTCGGCACTGTTCTCGCCACTGGCTGACAACACCTATTCGCTCACCGTGATTCCGCAAGGGCAAGGGGAAGTCCGCTGGATGCCTCAGCAATCGTCGTTTGAAGCGGGGACGGAAGTTAGGGTGGAAGCATTTCCGGCCAGCGGCTCACGTTTTCGTGGGTGGAGTGGCGATCGGAATTCGACCGAGCTGCCTTTGATTCTGCAGATGACCTCCAATGTGGTGCTTACGGCCCAGTTCGTGGAGCTCGGCCTGAAGAGTTTTTCAGTCCTTCAAGAAACCGGCCTGACTTTCCGAGCGATTGCCCCGACCGGACAGGTGGTGCAGGTTCAAGTTTCGAGCAACTTGGTTGACTGGACCGCCTGGAGGTCGATTACCAATCGGGCATCGGAAGTGGAAGTTCAGGACCGGGTGGGTGAGGATCCCGTGCGTTTCTATCGGCTGCTGTGGGAATGA
- a CDS encoding phosphoribosylglycinamide formyltransferase, with product MKRTEPFRLGILGSGKGSNMLSISDACASGMIPAEIAVVISDIPDAGILQHAKNRFLPMEYIPPGNFRTKLDEVSERLYIDRLKAAKVDLVVLAGFMRILKGNFLNAFPQKVINIHPSLLPSFPGLEAWKQALDYGVKFTGCTVHFVDQGIDSGAIIGQETVPVMDTDTYQTLHERIQFAERRLYPQVVAAMARREVSVAGRKTTWRS from the coding sequence GTGAAACGTACCGAACCATTCCGATTGGGCATCCTGGGGTCCGGCAAAGGCTCGAACATGCTATCCATCTCCGATGCCTGCGCTTCGGGCATGATCCCGGCCGAAATCGCGGTGGTGATCAGCGATATACCCGATGCGGGTATCTTGCAGCATGCCAAAAACCGGTTTCTTCCCATGGAATACATCCCGCCGGGGAACTTTCGAACCAAACTGGATGAGGTATCTGAGCGTCTCTACATTGATCGACTTAAGGCCGCCAAAGTAGATCTGGTGGTGCTGGCCGGGTTTATGCGCATTCTGAAGGGCAATTTCCTGAATGCGTTTCCTCAAAAGGTCATCAACATTCACCCCTCCCTGCTCCCGTCCTTTCCCGGTTTGGAAGCTTGGAAGCAAGCCTTGGACTACGGGGTCAAGTTTACCGGCTGCACGGTGCATTTCGTGGATCAGGGGATCGACAGCGGCGCGATCATCGGCCAAGAGACGGTGCCGGTCATGGACACCGACACCTACCAAACGCTTCACGAGCGAATCCAATTCGCGGAACGCCGGCTCTACCCGCAGGTCGTGGCGGCGATGGCGCGCCGGGAGGTCAGCGTCGCCGGACGGAAAACAACCTGGCGATCCTGA
- a CDS encoding TIGR00730 family Rossman fold protein, whose translation MEPPISTSTHEEPWRIFRILAEFVDSFERLSTIGPAVTIFGSARTKPSKAEYRLAMKMAETLAKREFAIITGGGPGIMEAANRGAAKAGGKSIGLNIKLPQEQVQNPYANIQIDFHYFFSRKVCLVKYSSAFIYLPGGFGTLDEFFEVLTLVQTRKIEGFPVILLGTAYWKGLMKWIEKTLVPAGFIDPEDLKLVTITDDLQQVADQIQAYVRQRGAEAMRYQAFS comes from the coding sequence GTGGAACCACCGATCTCAACCAGCACGCACGAAGAACCATGGAGAATTTTTCGAATCCTAGCGGAGTTCGTCGATTCTTTCGAGCGGCTGTCCACCATCGGACCCGCGGTGACCATCTTTGGCTCGGCGCGGACGAAGCCCTCCAAGGCAGAGTACCGCTTAGCCATGAAAATGGCGGAGACCCTGGCCAAGCGCGAATTTGCCATCATCACCGGCGGAGGTCCGGGAATCATGGAGGCCGCCAACCGCGGGGCAGCCAAAGCGGGCGGTAAATCGATTGGATTGAACATCAAGCTGCCCCAAGAGCAGGTGCAGAATCCCTACGCCAACATCCAGATCGATTTCCATTACTTCTTCTCCCGGAAGGTTTGCCTGGTGAAGTATAGCAGTGCCTTCATCTATCTGCCTGGAGGGTTCGGGACCCTGGATGAGTTCTTCGAAGTGCTCACCTTGGTGCAGACCCGGAAGATCGAGGGGTTTCCGGTCATTCTGCTGGGGACGGCCTATTGGAAGGGACTGATGAAATGGATCGAGAAGACGCTGGTTCCTGCCGGGTTCATCGATCCGGAAGATTTGAAGTTGGTGACGATCACCGACGATCTGCAGCAGGTCGCCGACCAGATCCAAGCCTACGTGCGCCAACGCGGCGCTGAAGCGATGCGCTACCAGGCGTTTTCTTAG
- the ftsA gene encoding cell division protein FtsA, with amino-acid sequence MFKSNSVIVGLEVGTSKVCAVVGEVNENDELNITGVGQARSRGVRKGEIVDSARVEVDIRAALDEAEQMADVEIRSVYLGVTGSHISALTNRGMYPIVSADREITSEDVEDAIKNAKAVRLPADNEILHATRQHFVIDGQEGIVDPVGMFGSRVEVDMHVIHGNLNRLQNPIRAVKNLQLEVESVAFNGLAAALSVLTPDQRKMGALVIDLGGGVTNYIVYTGGAVKYAGVLAVGGDHVTNDLAYGLKVPLKRAEQLKVDYGAALVSPSVKGQTVTTEAELGMPARTLNLEHLQNIMSLRIEEMFQLIAQEIGQAGLLNYLGAGVVLCGGGARTARIQEAAETVFQLPVSLGRTNSISGIKSALDQPEFATAIGLVRFGSFQEKRKAGSSTLTQTLKQTLGGFLRRAML; translated from the coding sequence ATGTTTAAGAGCAATTCTGTCATAGTGGGATTGGAAGTCGGCACCTCGAAGGTGTGCGCCGTCGTGGGCGAGGTGAACGAGAACGACGAACTCAACATCACCGGAGTTGGACAGGCCCGCTCCCGCGGAGTGCGCAAGGGAGAGATCGTGGATAGCGCGCGGGTGGAGGTGGATATCCGAGCGGCCCTGGATGAGGCCGAGCAGATGGCCGATGTCGAAATTCGCAGCGTCTACCTGGGTGTGACGGGCAGCCACATCTCTGCGCTGACCAACCGGGGGATGTATCCGATTGTCTCCGCGGACCGCGAAATCACAAGCGAGGATGTCGAGGACGCGATTAAGAATGCCAAGGCAGTCCGGCTGCCGGCCGACAACGAGATTCTGCACGCGACTCGCCAGCATTTCGTCATCGACGGACAAGAGGGCATCGTGGACCCGGTCGGAATGTTTGGCTCGCGGGTGGAAGTGGACATGCACGTGATCCACGGGAACCTCAATCGGTTGCAAAATCCGATTCGCGCTGTGAAGAATCTTCAACTCGAGGTGGAGTCGGTGGCCTTCAACGGACTGGCGGCTGCCTTGAGCGTGCTGACTCCCGACCAGCGCAAGATGGGGGCTTTGGTGATTGATCTTGGCGGCGGGGTCACCAACTACATCGTTTACACCGGTGGCGCGGTCAAGTACGCGGGGGTTCTGGCGGTCGGCGGGGATCATGTCACCAACGATCTTGCCTATGGCCTGAAGGTACCGCTGAAGCGCGCCGAGCAGCTCAAGGTGGACTATGGTGCCGCTTTGGTTTCTCCCAGCGTGAAGGGTCAGACTGTGACTACGGAGGCTGAACTGGGCATGCCGGCGCGGACCCTCAATCTGGAACATCTTCAGAATATCATGAGCCTGCGCATCGAGGAGATGTTCCAGCTCATCGCACAGGAGATTGGTCAGGCTGGTCTGCTGAATTACCTGGGTGCCGGCGTTGTCTTGTGTGGTGGCGGGGCTCGGACGGCGCGCATTCAGGAGGCGGCGGAAACGGTTTTCCAACTCCCGGTGAGCCTGGGACGCACGAACTCCATCAGCGGGATCAAGTCGGCTCTGGATCAGCCCGAATTCGCCACGGCGATCGGTCTCGTCCGATTCGGCTCGTTTCAGGAAAAGCGCAAGGCAGGCTCCTCCACACTAACTCAGACTCTCAAGCAGACTTTGGGCGGTTTCCTCCGTCGAGCGATGCTATGA